One Nitrospira sp. DNA window includes the following coding sequences:
- a CDS encoding Circadian phase modifier, which produces MNQDQLQALLTQVQRGVIEVPDALQRLRTLPYENLGFASLDHHRALRQGFPEVIFCEGKTERQVVTIAKTLLRKNNALLATRVERPVARALLRLSKRAVYHEEARVVAIAPPKLVRRGSVLIVTAGTADIPVAEEARVTADIMGSRTDSLYDVGVAGLHRLLGQQERLHGARVLVVVAGMDGVLPSVVGGLVRQPVIAVPTSRGYGAHFGGLAALLTMLNSCAAGVGVMNIDNGFGAGCLAHRINMVGETEGGGPAIP; this is translated from the coding sequence ATGAATCAGGACCAATTGCAGGCGTTGCTCACCCAGGTTCAACGGGGCGTCATCGAGGTGCCGGACGCACTCCAACGACTGCGGACCCTGCCCTACGAAAACCTTGGATTTGCCTCGCTGGACCACCATCGGGCGCTCCGCCAGGGATTCCCGGAGGTGATTTTTTGCGAAGGCAAGACGGAACGCCAGGTCGTTACCATCGCCAAGACCCTGCTGCGGAAGAATAATGCCCTGCTGGCCACGAGGGTGGAGCGGCCTGTCGCCCGGGCGTTGCTGCGGCTCAGCAAGCGGGCGGTCTATCATGAGGAGGCGCGGGTTGTGGCGATTGCGCCGCCGAAGCTGGTGCGGCGCGGATCCGTGTTGATCGTCACCGCCGGCACCGCCGATATTCCGGTAGCGGAAGAGGCACGCGTGACGGCCGACATCATGGGAAGCCGGACGGACAGCCTGTACGACGTGGGGGTGGCAGGCTTGCATCGCCTGCTCGGCCAGCAGGAACGGCTGCATGGGGCGCGAGTCTTGGTGGTGGTGGCAGGAATGGATGGCGTGCTTCCGAGCGTCGTCGGCGGGTTAGTCAGGCAACCGGTGATTGCCGTACCGACGAGCCGCGGCTATGGGGCGCATTTCGGCGGCTTGGCCGCGTTGTTAACGATGTTGAACTCCTGCGCGGCCGGGGTCGGGGTGATGAACATCGACAACGGTTTCGGGGCCGGTTGTCTGGCCCATCGAATCAATATGGTAGGGGAAACAGAAGGTGGAGGTCCTG
- a CDS encoding Glycerol-3-phosphate dehydrogenase [NAD(P)+] — MTLPSIRRVAVIGAGAWGTALARHLAGKEISVRLWAYEVEVVQAIQRHRENRLYLSGVPLPTTLSATNVLSEALSGADCVIFAVPSHVARSVLKQIGPLLLQPIPLISATKGIEEETLKLMTQVMQEVLPASMRESLMVLSGPSFAAEVSQGQPSAICLAGPDTGVVKAIQTLLMTSSFRVYADDDLIGVQLGGALKNVMALAAGVVDGLALGHNARAALITRGLAEMIRLGAAMGADQRTFYGLSGVGDLILTCTGPLSRNHSVGVRLGKGERLAGILAGMQAVAEGVRTAKAALGLAIRYGVDMPIVQEVNAVLFADKPCRRAVGDLMEREAKEEKSLS; from the coding sequence GTGACGCTTCCATCCATTCGACGAGTGGCAGTCATTGGGGCCGGGGCCTGGGGGACGGCCTTGGCTCGTCACCTCGCGGGGAAAGAGATTTCGGTCAGGCTGTGGGCCTACGAGGTCGAGGTCGTTCAGGCCATCCAACGTCATCGCGAAAACCGGTTGTATTTGTCGGGGGTGCCCCTTCCGACGACCTTGTCTGCGACCAATGTGTTGTCCGAAGCCCTGTCGGGGGCCGACTGTGTGATCTTCGCCGTGCCCTCGCACGTGGCGCGGTCGGTCCTGAAGCAAATCGGCCCCTTGCTTCTGCAGCCGATCCCCTTGATCAGCGCCACGAAGGGCATCGAAGAAGAGACGCTCAAACTCATGACGCAGGTCATGCAGGAGGTGTTGCCGGCGTCCATGCGGGAGTCCTTGATGGTCTTGTCCGGGCCGAGCTTTGCGGCAGAGGTCAGCCAGGGACAACCGAGTGCCATCTGCCTTGCCGGACCGGATACGGGAGTCGTCAAGGCAATCCAGACTCTGTTGATGACGTCGAGTTTCCGCGTCTATGCGGACGACGACCTGATCGGGGTGCAACTCGGGGGTGCGTTGAAAAACGTGATGGCGCTGGCAGCCGGAGTCGTCGATGGGCTTGCGCTCGGACATAACGCCCGCGCCGCCCTCATTACCCGTGGGTTGGCCGAAATGATCCGGCTTGGAGCGGCGATGGGCGCAGACCAGCGCACCTTCTATGGGCTGTCCGGGGTCGGGGACCTCATCCTGACCTGCACCGGTCCATTGAGCCGGAATCACTCAGTGGGAGTACGACTGGGGAAGGGTGAACGGCTCGCCGGCATCCTTGCGGGCATGCAGGCGGTGGCTGAAGGCGTGCGCACGGCGAAGGCGGCGCTGGGGCTCGCCATACGTTACGGCGTGGACATGCCGATCGTGCAGGAAGTGAACGCGGTGCTCTTTGCCGACAAGCCCTGCCGTCGGGCGGTCGGCGACCTCATGGAGCGCGAAGCCAAAGAGGAGAAAAGCCTGTCATGA